The DNA sequence CATTCGGTGCGAAGGAGGCTACGAAGTCGGAGAACGAGGACGAACCACCGCGCAGGAAAGGCGCGGGCAGACCGATCTCTGAGGAACTCTGGCTCACTGTCCACCCTTCTGCACGAACGAGCGTACGAACTCTTCGGCGTTGACCTCCAGGACGTCGTCGATCTCGTCGAGGAGCGAGTCGACCTCGGTGTCGAGCTCGGCCTTGTGGGCGCTCTCGGCGGCGCCCGGCCCGGGCTCCGTTGTCTCCTCTGCCTCTTCGTGACGACGGGTCCTGCGTTGGCTGTGCTCTGACTCAGGCATGGGTCCTCCTCACCTCTCCCTCCCAAGACTATCCGGCACCGTGCACGGTGGGGTGGGTCGGCCCGCGGCGCGCCTACCGCCCGAGTGCCGACACCAGGTCGAGGACGGTGCTGCTCGCATCGATGATCTCGCCCACCTGCTCGCGGGTGCCGCGCAGCGGGTCCAGCAGCGGGATCCGTTGCAGCGCCTGCCGCCCCGGCACGTCGAAGATCACCGAGTCCCAGGAGGCCGCCACGACGGCCGAACCGAACTTCTCCATGCATCGGCCCCGGAAATAGGCCCGCGTGTCCTCCGGTGGAGCGATCCGGGCGAGCTCGATCTCGGCGTCACTGACAAGCCGCTGCATCCGGCCCTTCGCGACCAGCGCGGAGTAGAGACCGCGGCGCGGGTCGACGTCGGCGTACTGCAGATCGATCATCGCCAGCTTCGGGGACTCCCAACCGAGCCCGTCGCGGCGTCGGTAGGACTCCAGCAGCTTCAGCTTGGCCACCCAGTCGAGCTGGTCGGCCAGCTCCATCGGGTCGCTCCGCAGCGCGTCCAGGCAGTCCTGCCAGCGTGCCAGCAGGTCCTTGGCCTCCATCAGCGCCAACTCGGTGAACGTGTCGGCCCGCTGCTCGACCAGTTGGCGACAGTTCTCCAGATAGGTCTCCTGAAGGTCCACTGCGGTCAGGCGACGCCCATCGGTGAGCTCGAGCAGAGCCGAGCAGGAGGTGTCGTGGCTGACCGTGCGCATCGCCGTCACCGGCCCGGAGAGACGCACATTCGACTTCAGCGTGCCGGCCTCAATCACCTGCAGCACCAGGGCGGCTGTGCCCACCTTCAGGTAGGTGGAGATCTCCGACAGGTTGGCGTCGCCGGTGATCACATGCAGCCTGCGGTGCCGGGCCGCGTCCGCGTGCGGCTCGTCTCGGGTGTTGATGATCGGGCGGTTCAGCGTCGTCTCCAGCCCTACCTCCGCCTCGAAGAAGTCGGCCCGCTGGCTCAGTTGGTAGCCGGCGGTCTTGCTGGACTGGCCGATCCCCACCCTGCCGGCACCGGTGAACACCTGCCGTGAGACCAGGAACGCGCTGAACTGGGTGACGATCCGGTCGAAGGGTGTCTGCCGGTCCAGGAGGTAGTTCTCGTGGGTGCCGTAGGAGGCGCCCTTGCCGTCGGTGTTGTTCTTGTAGAGCCGCACCGGCCGGCCGAGCGACTGGCTGGCACGTTCGGCCGCCCGAGCCATCACTGCGTCCCCGGCCTTGTCGAAGATGACAACATCGCGGGCCGACGTGACCTCCGGCCCGGAGTACTCGGGGTGGGCGTGGTCGACGTAGAGCCTGGCACCGTTGGTCAAGATCACGTTGGCCATGCCGAGGTCGTTGTCGGTCAGCTGCTCAGGGTCGGCCTGGGCCCTCGGCACGTCGAAGCCGCGGATGTCGCGCAGCGGCGTCTCGGTCTCATAGTCCCAGTCGGCCGGCTGGCTGGCGGCCAGGGCCGCATAGGCCTTGACCACGTGGTTGGACAGCTGCATCGGATGCAGCTCCTCGCCCACCGGCTGGCCGAGCGCGGTGATCCCGTACTCGGTCTCGATACCCATGACTCGTCTGGCCCGTGCGACGTCAACCATTCTCAAAGCGTAGTGTTACCCGAATGAAGGTTGCCCAGGCCGCCACCATCGACGTCGTGTGCATCTTGCTCTTCGCGGTGGTCGGACGCCGCTCCCATGCTGAGGCCAGTGACCTGTTGGGGGTGCTCGGCACCGCGTGGCCGTTCCTGGCCGGCTGTGCCATCGGTTTCGTAGTGGCCCGCGCCTGGCGTCGCCCGGAGAGCCTCTCCACCTCGGTCATCGTCTGGATCAGCACTGTGGCTGCAGGCATGCTGCTGCGGCTGCTGAGTGGCGACACCGCCAAGCTGCCGTTCGTCATCGTCGCCACCCTGGTCCTCGGGCTGCTGCTGGTCGGCTGGCGCGCCGGCTATCGCGCCATCCAGCGCGCCCGGATCCGCCATACCTCCCGCGCCTCCGCGCCCTGAGCACTCACCTGTGCCCGATCGCTCAAAAACTCGACAGAACGCGACATTTCCCGCCCAGAATCGCCGTTTCCGCTCAAGAACTCGACAGAACGCGACTTCTGCAGCCCAGAATCGCGGATCGAGCTCAGGGCACGGCTTTAGGTGCCACTCCGTCCTTTGACAGGCTCACTCCGCCCTTCGACAGGCTCAGGACGCGTGAAGACAGGCTCAGGACGCGTGAAGACAGGCTAGAGGTACTGGCCGGTGTTGCTGACCGTGTCGATGGAACGGCCGGGCTGGGTGCCCTTGCTGGACGAGATCAGGGTACGGATGAAGACGATCCGCTCACCCTTCTTCCCGGAGATCTTGGCCCAGTCGTCCGGGTTGGTGGTGTTGGGCAGATCCTCGTTCTCGGCGAACTCATCCAGGCAGGCCTGCAGCAGATGGTCAATCCGGAGCCCGCGAGCACCGTTGTCCAGCAGGTCCTTGATCGCCATCTTCTTGGCCCGGTCCACGATGTTCTGGATCATCGCACCGGAGTTGAAGTCCTTGAAGTACAGGACCTCCTTGTCGCCGCCTGCATAGGTGACCTCGAGGAACTGGTTCTCCTCCGACTCCTCGTACATCCGGGCCACCGTGCGCTCGATCATCGCCTGCACGCACCGGTGCGGGTCATTGCCGAACTCGGCCAGATCGTCATGGTGCAAGGGAAGAGTCGCCGTCAGATACTTGCTGAAGATCTCCCTGGCCGCCTCCGCGTCGGGGCGTTCGATCTTGATCTTGACGTCCAGTCGGCCGGGTCGCAGGATGGCCGGGTCGATCATGTCCTCGCGGTTCGAGGCGCCGATGATGATCACGTTGTCCAGACCCTCGACGCCGTCGATCTCACTGAGCAGCTGCGGCACGATCGTGTTCTCGACGTCTGAGGACACCCCGGAGCCACGGGTGCGGAACAGTGAGTCCATCTCGTCGAAGAAGACGATCACCGGCATCCCGTCAGAGGCCTTCTCCCGGGCCCGCTGGAAGACCAGCCGGATATGCCGTTCGGTCTCACCGACGTACTTGTTGAGCAGCTCCGGGCCCTTGATGTTGAGGAAGAAGCTGCGCCCTTCCTCGCCGGTGCGCTCGGTCACCTTCTTGGCCAGCGAGTTGGCGACCGCCTTGGCGATCAACGTCTTGCCGCAGCCGGGAGGCCCGTACAGCAGGATGCCCTTCGGCGCCTTCAGCTCGTGCTCGGCGAACAGCTCGCGGTGCAGGAACGGCAGCTCGACCGCGTCACGGATCGCCTCGATCTGGGTGCCAAGGCCGCCGATCACCCCGTAGTCGATGTCGGGCACCTCCTCGAGCACCAGCTCCTCGACATCCATCTTCGGCACCCGCTCGTAGGCGAAGTGGACCCGCCGGTCGATCAGCAGCGAGTCCCCGGAGCGCAGCTTCACGTCGCGGAGGGGGGAGCCCAGCCGGACCACGCTCTCCTCGTCGCCGTGGCCCACGACCAGGGCCCTCGTGCGGTCCTCCAGCACCTCTTTGAGGATGACGACCTCGCCCACCTCGTCGAACTCGAACACGTCCACCACGTTGAGCGCCTCGTTCACCATCACCTCACGACCGGGGGTGAGCGACTGCAGGTCGACGTCGGGGCTGATGCTGACCCGCATCTTGCGGCCCGAGGTGAAGATGTCGGCGGTCCGGTCCTCACCGGCGGCCAGGAAGACGCCGAAGCTCGCCGGCGGCTGAGCCAGCCGGTCCACCTCGGACTTGAGTGCGATGATCTGGTCTCTGGCCTCGCGGAGAGTCGCCGCCAGCCGCTCATTGTTGGCCTGGGTGGCCCGGACCTCCTGGCGAGCGTCGGCGAGCCGACGCTCCAGCATGGCCAGGTCGTGCGGGTGGGAGGCGAGCCGGTCGCGGAGGCGGTCGACCTCCTCCTTCAACGTGGAAATCTGGGCGAGGAGCGCCTCTCGCACGTCGAATGCGTGGGGATCTGGTGATGGGGTCATCTCACACCTCCTGCTGTCGACCCTACCCGCGCGAACGCCCGGGAAGGCTCTAGATGGCGCTGCACACGCCGAGAATGGGAGTGTATGGCGATCCACCAAGAATGCGGTCGGTTCGCGCGGAACCGTTACCGTCTGGGCCCCGTGTAGTCCTCGCCGTAGGCGCCGGGAGCCGGTCGCCGCTTGCGGTGCGGCGCGCTCACTCCCGGCGCCAACCGCCGGGTGGTGATGAGAAAGCCGGTGTGCCCCACCATCGCATGTCGGGGCCGCACGGCGAGCCCCTCAGCGTGCCACGAGCGCACCATCGACTCGGTCGCCTCGGGCTCGGTGAAGCCCTCGTGCGCGCGCAGGGTCTCCACCGTCCGGCTGAGCTGGGTGGTGGTGGCCACGTAGCAGCACAGCACCCCTCCCGGCTGCAGCACCTCCGCCACGGCGTCGACGCACTCCCACGGTGCCAGCATGTCCAGCACCACCCGGTCGACCGGCTCGGAGTCCAGGGTCTGCACCAGGTCGCCGACCCGCACCTCCCACCCAGGATGGGGTCGCCCCAGGAAGTTCTCCACGTTCCGTTTGGCTATCTCGGCGAAGTCCTCTCGCCGCTCGTACGAGACCAGCCGTCCGCTCGGCCCGATCGCCCGCAACAGGGCGCAGGTGAGGGCGCCGGAGCCCACCCCGGCCTCGATCACCCGTGCCCCCGGGAAGATGTCGGCGCCCATCACGATCTGGGCGGCGTCCTTGGGATAGATGACCGCCGCCCCTCGCGGCATCGCGACCGCGAAGTCCGACATCAGCGGACGCAGTGCCAGGTACTGGACGCCGCCGGTGGAGGTCACCACCACACCCTCCGGGCCGCCGAGCAGGTCGTCGTGCTGGATGGCGCCCTTGGCGGTGTGGAACTGGGTTCCGGGCGCCAGCAGGATCGAGTGACGGCGCCCCTTGGGATCGGTCAGCGTCACCCGCTCCCCCGGCTGCAGCGGTCCGAGCCGGACCCCGGAGTACGTCTGCGGGTCGGTGTCGTCGACACCGGCACCGTCGTCGACCTGGTCAACCACGCGGTTCATCCCTTCATCCCGAACAGACCCAACTGCCAACCGGGTCCGAACGACTGGTCACTGATCTGCACACCCGCACGGGCGAACAGGTACTCATTGCGC is a window from the Microlunatus panaciterrae genome containing:
- a CDS encoding ubiquitin-like protein Pup, producing the protein MPESEHSQRRTRRHEEAEETTEPGPGAAESAHKAELDTEVDSLLDEIDDVLEVNAEEFVRSFVQKGGQ
- the dop gene encoding depupylase/deamidase Dop — translated: MVDVARARRVMGIETEYGITALGQPVGEELHPMQLSNHVVKAYAALAASQPADWDYETETPLRDIRGFDVPRAQADPEQLTDNDLGMANVILTNGARLYVDHAHPEYSGPEVTSARDVVIFDKAGDAVMARAAERASQSLGRPVRLYKNNTDGKGASYGTHENYLLDRQTPFDRIVTQFSAFLVSRQVFTGAGRVGIGQSSKTAGYQLSQRADFFEAEVGLETTLNRPIINTRDEPHADAARHRRLHVITGDANLSEISTYLKVGTAALVLQVIEAGTLKSNVRLSGPVTAMRTVSHDTSCSALLELTDGRRLTAVDLQETYLENCRQLVEQRADTFTELALMEAKDLLARWQDCLDALRSDPMELADQLDWVAKLKLLESYRRRDGLGWESPKLAMIDLQYADVDPRRGLYSALVAKGRMQRLVSDAEIELARIAPPEDTRAYFRGRCMEKFGSAVVAASWDSVIFDVPGRQALQRIPLLDPLRGTREQVGEIIDASSTVLDLVSALGR
- a CDS encoding DUF3054 domain-containing protein, whose amino-acid sequence is MKVAQAATIDVVCILLFAVVGRRSHAEASDLLGVLGTAWPFLAGCAIGFVVARAWRRPESLSTSVIVWISTVAAGMLLRLLSGDTAKLPFVIVATLVLGLLLVGWRAGYRAIQRARIRHTSRASAP
- the arc gene encoding proteasome ATPase, with amino-acid sequence MTPSPDPHAFDVREALLAQISTLKEEVDRLRDRLASHPHDLAMLERRLADARQEVRATQANNERLAATLREARDQIIALKSEVDRLAQPPASFGVFLAAGEDRTADIFTSGRKMRVSISPDVDLQSLTPGREVMVNEALNVVDVFEFDEVGEVVILKEVLEDRTRALVVGHGDEESVVRLGSPLRDVKLRSGDSLLIDRRVHFAYERVPKMDVEELVLEEVPDIDYGVIGGLGTQIEAIRDAVELPFLHRELFAEHELKAPKGILLYGPPGCGKTLIAKAVANSLAKKVTERTGEEGRSFFLNIKGPELLNKYVGETERHIRLVFQRAREKASDGMPVIVFFDEMDSLFRTRGSGVSSDVENTIVPQLLSEIDGVEGLDNVIIIGASNREDMIDPAILRPGRLDVKIKIERPDAEAAREIFSKYLTATLPLHHDDLAEFGNDPHRCVQAMIERTVARMYEESEENQFLEVTYAGGDKEVLYFKDFNSGAMIQNIVDRAKKMAIKDLLDNGARGLRIDHLLQACLDEFAENEDLPNTTNPDDWAKISGKKGERIVFIRTLISSSKGTQPGRSIDTVSNTGQYL